The following proteins come from a genomic window of Methanobrevibacter sp. TMH8:
- a CDS encoding right-handed parallel beta-helix repeat-containing protein has product MFIKNKCIIPFILLLVAVLLLFSLSSVSAASFNSGSSSSDIQNFIDTGVGDDDIVLEEGDYIDSLYNLNVSRKVNIKSNGKVNIKSNTGGTLFNITAKNVQILNLNISGYQTAIRSNIGGLSVIGNNITTNDISINIDGSGDLSGISLENNTIISSVSSSAYGAVYVNASSGSTVGISAKNNNITANNPINSYGVRFNVAYCDNSLFFDNNNITGNSWYGVALDAYSSNNTITLINNNITGTEYGVILSASSSNNTITLTINNITGTWAGVALFVYSDNNTITLTNNNITGTWYGVELSAYSSNNTITLTNNNITGNSWYGVELSAYSSNNTITLTNNNITGNSGYGVYLGVYSSNNTINLTNNNITGNSGYGVYLGVYSSNNTINFTNNNITGTGDGVYLSASSSNNTILSFIGNNITGIDYAMYIYSYDQFSGLSLLNNTFKSDDVGLYFELNGVVLSDILVKGNTIFAVNTGIGFAEWSPSPVNLTVNYNRIIASVGLDFATTDAGSNFDYNWWGVNDISSKVIGFDTNNHYILNITNLTSLDNVRVGDKVDFALLVLNTTLTNEGVENLPYFVITGLFNGESYNTTTDDLFVHQFTIPGEGIHAIDALVDEQYVFLEFNASKGNTSSTIVVPDDARTGKTVNITGIVTDDDGNPLDNVVITVTVDGVAYNVTTDSNGRWILAYKPTRTGNINVSVSWAGNNAYNGFTNSSNFNVIAGVKNVSFIISSPTINQGEKTNIKVTLKDTDGNILKGKKISLTINKRTYTATTNNKGIAVFKVAGLKGGKHKFSVKFTGDNNYKSLTISKVQKVNPKTNLGITSIKKLSFKKRVSTYRVTIANTGSLKSKATVLALFHMRNGVKIKTKYIKIKSIAPGKKISIIVSYFPDRANHRYCIAHFQIDPKNKNKEIILANNKKSISLKH; this is encoded by the coding sequence TTGTTTATAAAAAATAAATGTATTATACCATTTATTTTATTACTTGTAGCTGTTTTGTTGCTTTTTAGTTTGTCTAGTGTTAGTGCTGCGAGTTTTAATAGTGGTAGTAGTTCTTCTGATATTCAGAATTTCATAGACACTGGTGTAGGGGATGATGATATTGTTCTTGAGGAAGGAGATTATATTGATTCTCTTTATAATTTGAATGTTTCAAGGAAAGTTAATATAAAATCAAACGGCAAAGTGAATATAAAAAGCAATACTGGAGGTACTCTTTTTAACATCACAGCTAAGAATGTTCAGATTCTTAATTTGAATATTAGTGGCTATCAGACAGCTATACGCTCGAATATTGGTGGTTTATCAGTTATAGGTAATAATATTACTACAAATGATATTAGTATTAATATCGATGGTAGTGGTGACTTATCTGGTATATCGCTAGAGAATAATACTATAATTTCTTCTGTTAGTAGCAGTGCTTATGGTGCTGTTTATGTGAATGCTAGTAGTGGTTCCACTGTTGGTATTTCAGCAAAAAATAATAATATCACAGCTAATAATCCAATTAATTCTTATGGTGTGCGTTTTAATGTTGCGTACTGTGATAATTCACTATTTTTCGACAACAACAATATCACAGGAAACTCATGGTATGGTGTTGCTCTGGATGCATACAGCAGCAACAATACCATAACCCTCATCAACAACAACATCACAGGAACAGAGTATGGTGTTATTCTGTCTGCATCCAGCAGCAACAATACCATAACCCTCACCATCAACAACATCACAGGAACATGGGCTGGTGTTGCTCTGTTTGTATACAGCGATAACAATACCATAACCCTTACTAACAATAACATCACAGGAACCTGGTATGGTGTTGAGCTGTCTGCATACAGCAGCAACAACACCATAACTCTCACCAACAATAACATCACAGGAAACTCATGGTATGGTGTTGAGCTGTCTGCATACAGCAGCAACAACACCATAACCCTTACTAACAATAACATCACAGGAAACTCAGGGTATGGTGTTTATCTGGGTGTATACAGCAGTAACAACACCATAAATCTTACCAACAATAACATCACAGGAAACTCAGGGTATGGTGTTTATCTGGGTGTATACAGCAGTAACAACACCATAAATTTTACCAACAATAACATCACAGGAACAGGGGATGGTGTTTATCTGTCTGCATCTAGCAGCAACAACACTATTTTGAGCTTTATTGGGAATAATATTACTGGTATTGATTATGCTATGTATATTTATTCCTATGATCAGTTTAGTGGTTTGTCTTTGTTGAATAATACTTTTAAAAGTGATGATGTTGGTCTTTATTTTGAGTTAAATGGTGTTGTTTTAAGTGATATTCTTGTTAAAGGTAATACTATTTTTGCAGTTAACACGGGTATTGGTTTTGCAGAGTGGAGTCCTAGTCCTGTTAATTTGACTGTTAATTATAATCGTATAATTGCTAGTGTTGGTTTAGATTTTGCAACTACTGATGCTGGTAGTAATTTTGATTATAATTGGTGGGGAGTAAATGATATTAGTAGTAAGGTTATTGGTTTTGATACTAATAATCATTATATCTTGAATATTACTAATCTCACTAGTTTGGATAATGTTCGTGTTGGAGATAAAGTGGATTTTGCTTTGTTAGTTTTGAATACTACTCTTACTAATGAGGGTGTTGAAAACTTACCTTACTTTGTCATTACTGGACTTTTTAATGGTGAAAGCTACAATACTACTACTGATGATCTATTTGTTCATCAATTCACTATTCCTGGTGAAGGAATACATGCTATTGATGCTTTAGTGGATGAGCAGTATGTGTTTTTGGAGTTTAATGCTTCTAAAGGTAATACTAGTTCAACTATTGTTGTTCCAGATGATGCTCGTACTGGTAAAACTGTTAATATTACTGGTATAGTTACTGATGATGATGGTAATCCTTTAGATAATGTTGTAATTACTGTTACTGTTGATGGTGTTGCATATAATGTGACTACAGATAGTAATGGTCGTTGGATTTTAGCTTATAAACCAACACGTACTGGAAATATCAATGTTTCTGTTTCTTGGGCAGGAAACAATGCTTACAATGGGTTTACTAATAGTAGTAATTTTAATGTTATTGCTGGTGTCAAAAATGTTAGCTTTATAATTTCTTCACCAACTATTAATCAAGGTGAAAAAACAAACATAAAAGTAACTTTAAAAGATACTGATGGAAACATATTGAAAGGTAAAAAGATTTCATTAACTATTAACAAGAGAACTTATACAGCAACTACAAATAATAAAGGAATAGCTGTTTTCAAAGTAGCTGGTTTGAAAGGAGGAAAACATAAATTCTCTGTAAAATTCACAGGAGACAACAACTACAAATCTTTAACTATTTCAAAAGTGCAAAAAGTCAACCCTAAAACCAACTTGGGAATCACATCAATTAAAAAATTGTCTTTTAAGAAAAGAGTATCTACATATAGAGTTACAATAGCTAATACTGGAAGTTTGAAATCTAAGGCTACTGTTTTAGCTCTTTTCCATATGAGAAATGGAGTTAAAATCAAAACCAAATACATCAAAATCAAATCAATAGCACCAGGTAAGAAAATATCAATAATCGTCAGCTACTTTCCCGACAGGGCAAATCACAGATACTGCATAGCACACTTCCAAATCGATCCCAAAAACAAAAACAAAGAAATAATACTAGCTAACAACAAAAAATCAATTAGCCTAAAACATTAA
- a CDS encoding geranylgeranylglyceryl/heptaprenylglyceryl phosphate synthase, which yields MIVETQIRDILKNRKVHLTLIDPDEQTPEGAVEIAKSAIAGGTDGIMLGGSTVDGVDVDNTAKALSENIDLPIIIFPGNTSNVSKYADAIFFMSFLNSNNPYWIIGAQALGAPAVKKSGIETIPMGYMVISPGGTVGWIGDAKLVPRNKPKIPAAYAMAAEALGMRFFYLEAGSGAEEHITPEMVAYSKKATEDMVIVVGGGIRDGEAAYTVAKAGADVIVTGTIVEETDDVEAKINEIVSAIRKV from the coding sequence ATGATAGTTGAAACTCAAATCAGAGATATTTTAAAAAATCGCAAAGTACATTTGACTTTAATTGATCCAGATGAGCAAACTCCTGAAGGTGCTGTTGAAATAGCTAAATCTGCTATAGCTGGTGGGACTGATGGTATTATGCTTGGTGGTTCAACAGTTGATGGAGTGGATGTAGATAATACTGCTAAAGCTCTTTCTGAAAATATAGATCTTCCAATTATTATCTTTCCAGGAAACACCAGTAATGTAAGTAAGTATGCTGATGCAATATTCTTTATGAGTTTTTTAAATTCAAACAATCCCTACTGGATTATAGGAGCTCAAGCACTTGGAGCACCAGCTGTTAAAAAATCTGGAATCGAAACTATACCTATGGGATATATGGTTATTTCTCCTGGAGGAACTGTTGGATGGATCGGAGATGCTAAACTTGTTCCACGAAACAAACCAAAAATCCCTGCAGCTTATGCTATGGCAGCTGAAGCACTTGGAATGAGATTTTTCTATCTTGAAGCAGGTTCTGGTGCAGAAGAACATATAACTCCAGAAATGGTAGCTTATTCTAAAAAAGCTACTGAGGATATGGTTATAGTTGTTGGTGGAGGCATCCGTGATGGTGAAGCTGCTTATACAGTAGCTAAAGCTGGTGCAGATGTTATTGTTACAGGGACTATAGTAGAAGAAACAGATGATGTTGAAGCTAAAATTAATGAGATAGTATCTGCTATTAGAAAAGTGTGA
- a CDS encoding ATP-binding protein yields the protein MIIGRCVGETSLIDVSFISKEMPKVGEYVSLKYDGKIVLGMIESLVRGSVSLNGDIYDPNTIEKIREIEGEDFYIKGNVRILGDIDDNLKIPRTPAPPGTEISVASEEVLRKIFKVDNGLKIGSLISQEDVDVKIDVNNMVSRHLAILAMTGAGKSNTVSVLIDGLLQHNGCILIFDMHSEYVGAEFDNGEVNRIEPIINPIYMSFAEIKGLANIPSSAYIQERYFREAYKEAKAIVKSGEADTIDFIEIMRDVLDKWYNTEMFRGKEINSSEKSKIMDVINKMDDLQDKYYNLLNINGGNILSQLKLGVANVLDLGQADESAAEVIVSHVLRNALKSRKVAMQNKEDSMYEKPLEFPVFFIMEEAHILAPKNRNPASKYWISRIAREGRKFGLGLCLVSQSPKSVDPDALSQANNMIILRLVEPQDQRHVQSASESLSEDLVKQLPSLNVGEAMVLGLMVKVPTLVKIDEFTGRTVGGDIDIIDQWQSIKAKDVSDIKDQEEEFRQLGGNY from the coding sequence ATGATAATAGGAAGATGTGTTGGTGAAACTTCTCTTATAGATGTCAGTTTTATTTCTAAAGAGATGCCTAAAGTAGGAGAATATGTTTCTTTAAAATATGATGGGAAAATTGTATTAGGCATGATTGAATCTCTTGTAAGAGGAAGTGTATCTCTTAATGGAGATATTTATGATCCTAATACTATTGAAAAAATCAGAGAAATTGAAGGAGAAGATTTTTATATCAAAGGCAATGTTCGAATTTTAGGGGATATTGATGATAATCTTAAAATTCCAAGAACTCCTGCTCCTCCTGGAACTGAAATATCAGTAGCTAGTGAAGAAGTCTTACGTAAGATATTTAAAGTCGATAATGGTTTAAAAATTGGTAGTCTTATTAGTCAAGAAGATGTTGATGTTAAAATTGATGTAAATAATATGGTTTCAAGACATTTAGCTATACTTGCTATGACTGGAGCTGGAAAATCCAATACTGTTTCTGTTCTTATTGATGGTCTTCTTCAACATAATGGATGTATTCTTATATTTGACATGCATAGTGAATATGTTGGAGCTGAATTTGACAATGGTGAAGTTAACCGAATTGAACCAATAATTAATCCTATCTACATGTCTTTTGCTGAGATAAAGGGCTTAGCTAACATTCCTAGTTCTGCTTATATACAAGAAAGATATTTCAGAGAAGCTTATAAAGAAGCTAAAGCAATTGTTAAATCTGGTGAAGCAGATACAATTGATTTTATTGAGATTATGAGGGATGTTCTTGATAAATGGTATAATACTGAGATGTTTAGAGGAAAAGAGATTAATTCCTCAGAAAAATCAAAGATTATGGATGTAATCAATAAGATGGATGATTTACAAGATAAGTATTATAATCTTCTTAATATCAATGGAGGAAACATTTTATCTCAATTAAAATTAGGTGTAGCCAATGTTCTTGATTTAGGCCAAGCTGATGAATCTGCAGCTGAAGTTATTGTTAGTCATGTCCTTAGAAATGCACTAAAGAGTAGAAAAGTAGCTATGCAAAATAAAGAAGACAGTATGTATGAAAAACCTCTTGAATTTCCAGTTTTCTTTATAATGGAGGAAGCTCATATCTTAGCTCCAAAAAATAGAAATCCTGCTTCTAAATATTGGATCAGTAGAATTGCAAGGGAAGGTAGGAAATTTGGATTAGGTTTATGCCTTGTAAGTCAGAGTCCTAAGTCTGTTGATCCTGATGCATTATCTCAAGCTAATAACATGATTATTCTTCGACTTGTTGAACCTCAAGACCAAAGGCATGTTCAATCAGCTAGTGAAAGCCTTAGTGAAGACCTTGTAAAACAGCTACCTTCTTTAAATGTAGGTGAGGCAATGGTTTTAGGCCTTATGGTAAAAGTACCAACACTAGTGAAAATCGATGAATTTACAGGTAGAACTGTTGGTGGAGATATTGATATAATTGATCAATGGCAATCAATTAAAGCAAAGGATGTTTCTGATATCAAAGATCAAGAAGAAGAATTCCGACAATTAGGTGGAAATTATTAG
- a CDS encoding DNA double-strand break repair nuclease NurA, with product MLESLYSVAIKKKGTIVEEIENYEDKDFPISKFWKDEEVPKYEDSLTIAAGDGSKHEKKFLSFYFYAIAAETLIYNNELVKIESSDINTMLHGKFSKDRIRNYMGLFEVKNALKAIKTHDIDYYLYDGSLLGDLIRPYPLEKQIPQDIRFDVLDFAEDELNKEINNIENHEVEIYSSKLVKNDLKTKLDDIKAKNGFSYIENIENYLENIEKLLALANLLKYKDKIIAISKSSIATDYFDNFDTNIPDIAIFTKYTQDTGYSFPPRYLSAETDQFKREFPIENDFFKSLNFTIFYVRLEDNKNVLKIELPYKADEAKIKEIISVISRDCTEGYPYLLKKAHHDVVIKKKNIEQLSNIVGIYEKSGREML from the coding sequence ATGTTAGAATCACTTTATAGTGTAGCTATAAAAAAGAAAGGAACTATTGTTGAAGAAATAGAGAATTATGAAGATAAAGATTTTCCTATTTCAAAGTTTTGGAAAGATGAAGAAGTTCCTAAATATGAAGATAGCTTGACAATTGCTGCAGGTGATGGTAGCAAACATGAAAAAAAGTTTTTAAGTTTTTATTTTTATGCAATTGCAGCTGAAACCTTAATTTATAATAATGAATTAGTTAAGATTGAAAGTTCTGATATAAACACGATGCTTCATGGCAAATTTTCAAAGGACAGAATAAGAAATTATATGGGTTTATTTGAGGTTAAAAACGCTTTGAAAGCTATTAAAACTCACGATATTGATTATTATTTATATGATGGTTCTCTTTTAGGAGATCTTATTAGGCCTTATCCTCTTGAAAAACAAATTCCTCAAGATATTCGATTCGATGTTTTGGATTTTGCTGAAGATGAATTAAATAAAGAAATCAACAATATTGAAAATCATGAAGTTGAGATATATTCAAGTAAATTGGTTAAAAATGATCTAAAAACTAAACTTGATGATATTAAAGCTAAAAATGGTTTTAGTTATATTGAGAATATTGAAAATTATCTTGAAAATATAGAAAAATTATTAGCTTTAGCTAATCTTTTAAAATATAAGGATAAGATTATAGCTATTTCTAAATCTTCAATAGCTACTGATTATTTTGATAATTTTGATACAAATATTCCTGATATAGCTATTTTCACAAAATATACTCAGGATACAGGTTATTCTTTTCCACCAAGATATCTTTCTGCAGAAACAGATCAATTTAAACGTGAATTTCCTATTGAAAATGATTTTTTTAAAAGTTTAAATTTTACTATTTTTTATGTGAGATTAGAAGATAATAAAAATGTTTTAAAGATTGAATTACCATATAAAGCTGATGAAGCAAAAATTAAAGAAATTATCAGTGTTATTTCAAGGGATTGTACTGAAGGTTATCCTTATCTTCTAAAAAAAGCTCACCATGATGTTGTTATAAAAAAGAAAAACATTGAACAATTATCTAATATTGTTGGAATCTATGAAAAATCAGGTAGGGAAATGCTTTAA
- a CDS encoding deoxyhypusine synthase has translation MNVNQMNIEENMSVLDLMNEFYSSGVLGAGRVGRSCELLSDMLSNDDMKVFMSVAGPLVPGGLRNIIARMIKNKEIDVLITSGANITHDLLESFGGSHYREYGFDDEKLNEAGMGRIGDIYTKSEDFEVFEKEIINLFSKIANSIDDSNKINIDNSTNMVDSNKPNYNENSNIISIKDLLYEIGLLIEDDNSILKLAAENNIPIFAPGIIDSMFGLQLWMFTQENNLVLDAIADMHDLSDIVFGADEVGAILLGGGLPKHYTLASNLLKGGVDAAIQITMDRSETGSLSGAPLEEAKSWSKAKCGSNLVSVVGDITIIFPLIYAAALDKINK, from the coding sequence ATGAATGTTAATCAAATGAATATTGAAGAAAATATGAGTGTTCTAGACCTTATGAATGAATTTTATTCATCTGGTGTTTTAGGAGCAGGTCGAGTAGGAAGATCTTGTGAACTTTTATCTGATATGTTGTCTAATGATGATATGAAAGTTTTCATGAGTGTAGCTGGACCTCTTGTTCCAGGTGGACTTCGAAATATTATAGCTAGAATGATAAAAAATAAAGAGATTGATGTTTTAATAACAAGTGGAGCTAATATAACTCATGATCTTTTAGAATCATTTGGAGGATCTCATTATAGGGAATATGGTTTTGATGATGAAAAGTTAAATGAAGCAGGAATGGGTAGAATCGGAGATATTTATACAAAATCTGAAGATTTTGAAGTTTTTGAAAAGGAAATTATAAATCTTTTTAGTAAAATAGCTAATTCTATTGATGATTCTAATAAAATCAATATAGATAATTCAACTAATATGGTTGATTCAAATAAACCCAATTATAATGAAAATTCTAATATAATTTCTATTAAGGATTTATTGTATGAAATAGGTCTTCTAATTGAAGATGATAATTCTATACTTAAGTTAGCTGCTGAAAACAATATTCCTATTTTTGCACCTGGAATTATTGACAGTATGTTTGGTTTACAGCTTTGGATGTTTACTCAAGAAAACAACCTTGTACTTGATGCTATAGCTGATATGCATGATCTTTCTGATATTGTCTTTGGAGCAGATGAAGTTGGGGCTATTCTTCTTGGAGGTGGACTTCCAAAACATTATACTCTTGCTTCCAATCTATTAAAAGGTGGAGTAGATGCAGCTATTCAAATTACTATGGATAGGAGTGAAACAGGTAGTTTAAGTGGAGCTCCTTTAGAAGAAGCTAAATCATGGTCTAAAGCAAAATGTGGTTCAAATTTAGTTTCTGTAGTTGGAGATATTACTATTATATTCCCATTGATTTATGCAGCTGCTTTAGATAAAATTAACAAGTGA